A single window of Intrasporangium calvum DSM 43043 DNA harbors:
- a CDS encoding NAD(P)/FAD-dependent oxidoreductase, giving the protein MASITPSGLPVPEHVAVVGAGMVGLATAWFLQDRGVEVTVIDRDGVAAGASWGNAGWLTPGIATPLPEPAVLKYGLRAVLSPSSPVYVPPSANPNLLKFVAGFTRHSTMPAWKRAMGSLVPVNDLSLASFDLLREGGVDAETHEARPFTAAYRTAGERTTLLEEIEHIRAQGGDITFDVLTGDEARAIEPALSDAIGAAIVLHGQRFVDPGAYVAALADSVIARGGKIVTGGAVTSLRDVGTAVVVETSTGAAETFDHVVVATGAWLGALARDLGVRRVVQAGRGYSFSVEVEDLPNGPVYFPAARVACTPVGDRLRVAGMMEFRRPEAALDGRRIRAIVEAARPLLRGADLDHRQDEWVGSRPCTVDGLPLIGATRSPRVFVAGGHGMWGITLGPVTGRLLAEQMVTGTVPAELRPFNPLR; this is encoded by the coding sequence ATGGCTTCGATCACTCCTTCCGGACTCCCCGTTCCCGAGCACGTCGCCGTGGTCGGCGCCGGCATGGTCGGCCTCGCGACGGCCTGGTTCCTCCAGGACCGCGGCGTCGAGGTCACCGTCATCGACCGCGACGGTGTCGCTGCGGGCGCGTCGTGGGGCAACGCCGGCTGGCTGACGCCCGGCATCGCGACGCCCCTGCCCGAGCCGGCCGTCCTCAAGTACGGGCTGCGCGCGGTCCTCAGCCCGAGCTCGCCCGTCTACGTCCCGCCGAGCGCCAACCCGAACCTCCTCAAGTTCGTCGCCGGCTTCACCCGCCACTCGACGATGCCGGCGTGGAAGCGGGCGATGGGCTCGCTCGTCCCGGTCAACGACCTGTCGCTCGCGAGTTTCGACCTGCTGCGGGAGGGCGGGGTCGACGCCGAGACCCACGAGGCGAGGCCCTTCACTGCGGCGTACCGGACGGCGGGCGAGCGCACGACGCTCCTCGAGGAGATCGAGCACATCCGCGCCCAGGGCGGCGACATCACCTTCGACGTCCTCACCGGTGACGAGGCACGCGCGATCGAGCCGGCGCTCTCGGACGCCATCGGCGCCGCGATCGTGCTGCACGGGCAGCGGTTCGTCGACCCCGGCGCCTACGTGGCCGCGCTCGCGGACTCCGTCATCGCGCGGGGCGGCAAGATCGTCACCGGTGGGGCGGTGACCTCGCTCCGCGACGTCGGGACGGCCGTCGTCGTGGAGACGTCCACGGGGGCCGCGGAGACCTTCGACCACGTCGTCGTCGCGACCGGCGCCTGGCTCGGGGCGCTCGCCCGTGACCTCGGGGTCAGGCGCGTCGTCCAGGCCGGGCGCGGGTACTCCTTCTCCGTCGAGGTCGAGGACCTGCCCAACGGGCCGGTCTACTTCCCCGCCGCTCGGGTCGCCTGCACCCCGGTCGGCGACCGGCTGCGCGTCGCCGGCATGATGGAGTTCCGCCGGCCGGAGGCCGCCCTCGACGGGCGGCGCATCCGGGCGATCGTCGAGGCCGCCCGGCCCCTGCTCCGCGGTGCGGACCTCGACCACCGGCAGGACGAGTGGGTCGGCTCGCGGCCGTGCACCGTCGACGGACTGCCGCTCATCGGCGCGACCCGGTCGCCGCGGGTCTTCGTCGCGGGCGGTCACGGCATGTGGGGGATCACTCTCGGGCCGGTGACCGGTCGGCTGCTCGCCGAGCAGATGGTGACCGGAACGGTGCCGGCCGAGCTGCGCCCGTTCAACCCGCTCCGCTGA
- a CDS encoding PucR family transcriptional regulator has product MPLSSLPGPRGLPLADVVGALGGGLLRVAVTAPGPEVDDVTLAEPATGVFGQQGDLLLGVAIETPDAAVGLLEAGAAAGSGAVVLRRSVARAREVRGAARRLGVPLVELADHASWAHVVWLLRGVLDRAATGAAVRTDGPVHDDLFALADACAALVEAPVTIEDTQSRVLAYSSRQGVVDPIRVSTIVGRKVPDAVLASLRGRGVFRRLATSSDPFFVPADGDLRPRLVIPVRAANEWLGSIWAVVEEQPPTETIRSLQQTASVVALHLLRLRSQTDLARRVAADRLRTLLSGNLHDVEAWLPAPPWRVVVLAGDPALDPETRLDTWESACRRHGWRQPLLALLDDEVLGLVRDEPDDDSAGSWPWLAGVSRDLLATRPHVRLSAGSAVRRLPQLTRSRQEALEVHRLAVADRLPSRATAIEDAWAEVTCERAVGDLRTALSHSPVAALHVHDMEHGTAYCATVTAWLDHPGDPRAAAARVHVHPNTLRYRIKHVADVVDLDLADPVTRLAARLELRALGH; this is encoded by the coding sequence ATGCCGCTGAGCTCGCTTCCCGGCCCCCGTGGCCTTCCGCTGGCCGACGTCGTCGGCGCCCTCGGTGGGGGCCTCCTCCGCGTCGCGGTGACCGCTCCCGGTCCGGAGGTCGACGACGTCACCCTCGCCGAGCCGGCCACGGGGGTCTTCGGCCAGCAGGGCGACCTGCTCCTCGGGGTGGCGATAGAGACACCGGACGCGGCCGTCGGGCTTCTCGAGGCGGGCGCGGCGGCAGGCAGCGGCGCCGTCGTGCTCCGGCGCAGCGTGGCCCGGGCGCGGGAGGTCCGCGGTGCGGCCCGTCGCCTCGGCGTCCCGCTCGTCGAGCTGGCCGACCACGCCTCGTGGGCGCATGTCGTCTGGCTGCTCCGCGGGGTCCTCGACCGGGCTGCGACCGGGGCCGCCGTCCGCACCGACGGTCCGGTCCACGACGACCTCTTCGCGCTCGCCGACGCCTGCGCGGCCCTCGTCGAGGCGCCGGTCACCATCGAGGACACCCAGTCGCGGGTGCTGGCCTACTCGTCCCGGCAGGGCGTCGTCGACCCGATCCGGGTGTCGACGATCGTCGGTCGCAAGGTGCCCGATGCGGTGCTCGCGAGCCTGCGGGGGCGCGGGGTGTTCCGGCGCCTCGCGACCTCGAGCGACCCTTTCTTCGTCCCCGCCGACGGCGACCTCAGGCCGCGGCTCGTCATCCCGGTGCGGGCCGCGAACGAGTGGCTCGGCTCGATCTGGGCCGTCGTCGAGGAGCAGCCGCCGACCGAGACGATCCGGTCGCTGCAGCAGACCGCCTCGGTCGTCGCCCTGCACCTCCTGCGCCTGCGGTCCCAGACCGACCTCGCGCGCCGCGTGGCCGCCGACCGGCTCCGGACCCTCCTGTCGGGGAACCTCCACGACGTCGAGGCGTGGCTGCCGGCACCGCCGTGGCGGGTCGTCGTCCTCGCCGGCGACCCGGCGCTGGACCCGGAGACCCGGCTCGACACGTGGGAGTCCGCCTGTCGCCGGCACGGGTGGCGCCAGCCGTTGCTCGCGCTGCTCGACGACGAGGTGCTCGGGCTGGTCCGGGACGAGCCGGACGACGACTCCGCCGGATCCTGGCCGTGGCTGGCCGGCGTGTCCCGGGACCTCCTGGCGACCCGCCCCCACGTCCGGCTGTCCGCCGGGAGCGCGGTGCGCCGCCTGCCGCAGCTGACCCGGTCACGTCAGGAGGCCCTCGAGGTGCACCGCCTCGCCGTGGCCGACCGACTGCCCTCGAGGGCCACGGCCATCGAGGACGCCTGGGCCGAGGTGACGTGCGAACGAGCCGTGGGTGACCTCCGGACCGCCCTCTCGCACAGTCCGGTCGCGGCGCTGCACGTCCATGACATGGAGCACGGCACCGCCTACTGCGCAACGGTAACGGCCTGGCTCGACCACCCCGGCGACCCGCGCGCGGCCGCAGCTCGGGTCCACGTGCACCCCAACACGCTGCGCTACCGGATCAAGCACGTCGCGGACGTCGTCGACCTGGACCTCGCCGACCCGGTGACGCGACTGGCAGCGCGGCTCGAGCTCCGCGCGCTGGGCCACTGA
- a CDS encoding GNAT family N-acetyltransferase: MQIAPMTAAHGPAVLDIYAAGIAEGDATFESTVPTWEDFDAARLSLHRFVAVDDLTAVLGWIAASPVSSRPAYAGVAEHSVYVDPRARGRHVGRALLDALITSTEAAGIWTVQSGIFPENVASLALHRRAGFREVGVRERIGRQDGRWRDVVLLERRSPHVL; the protein is encoded by the coding sequence GTGCAGATCGCACCCATGACGGCGGCGCACGGGCCGGCCGTCCTCGACATCTACGCCGCGGGCATCGCGGAGGGCGACGCGACCTTCGAGTCGACCGTGCCGACGTGGGAGGACTTCGACGCCGCTCGGCTGTCGCTGCACCGGTTCGTCGCCGTGGACGACCTCACAGCCGTGCTCGGGTGGATCGCCGCGTCTCCCGTGTCCTCCCGGCCTGCCTACGCGGGGGTCGCCGAGCACTCGGTCTACGTCGACCCGCGGGCGCGGGGCCGCCACGTCGGACGGGCCCTCCTGGACGCCCTGATCACCTCGACGGAGGCGGCCGGCATCTGGACCGTCCAGTCCGGGATCTTCCCCGAGAACGTGGCCAGTCTGGCCCTGCACCGCCGAGCCGGCTTCCGGGAGGTCGGGGTGCGGGAGCGGATCGGTCGACAGGACGGCCGGTGGCGAGACGTCGTGCTCCTCGAGCGCCGATCGCCCCACGTGCTCTGA
- a CDS encoding VOC family protein translates to MSSTPVLTAITLGVRDVERARRFYVDGLGFRQVLEIPGEIAFVQVAPGQLLALWDVEQMPSEYGDVAHGSAGPPVSLGHNVTDPAHVARLYAAGLAAGATAVSEPAEREWGGVSACVADPDGFRWDFVYNPGFRVDADGTVHLGKA, encoded by the coding sequence ATGTCCTCCACACCAGTCCTGACGGCCATCACGCTGGGCGTACGTGACGTCGAGCGTGCGCGCCGCTTCTACGTCGACGGCCTCGGCTTCCGGCAGGTCCTCGAGATCCCGGGTGAGATCGCGTTCGTCCAAGTGGCACCAGGGCAGCTGCTCGCCCTGTGGGACGTCGAGCAGATGCCGTCCGAGTACGGCGACGTCGCGCACGGGTCGGCCGGTCCTCCCGTGTCGCTCGGGCACAACGTGACCGACCCGGCGCACGTCGCGAGGCTGTATGCCGCTGGGCTGGCTGCCGGGGCCACCGCGGTCTCCGAGCCGGCTGAGCGTGAGTGGGGCGGGGTCAGCGCCTGCGTGGCCGACCCCGACGGCTTCCGGTGGGACTTCGTGTACAACCCGGGCTTCCGGGTGGACGCCGACGGCACCGTCCACCTGGGCAAGGCCTGA
- a CDS encoding BldC family transcriptional regulator: MTTQDRHETEKLLTPAEVAALFRVDPKTVTRWAKAGKLTSIRTLGGHRRYRETEVRGLLAGH; this comes from the coding sequence ATGACGACACAGGATCGGCACGAGACGGAGAAGCTGTTGACGCCGGCAGAGGTGGCCGCACTGTTCAGAGTCGACCCGAAGACGGTCACGCGCTGGGCCAAGGCAGGCAAGCTCACCTCGATCCGGACCCTCGGCGGGCACCGCCGGTATCGCGAGACCGAGGTTCGGGGGCTCCTCGCCGGTCACTGA
- a CDS encoding DUF3073 domain-containing protein, which translates to MGRGRAKAKQTKVARQLKYYTPDTDLSALERELHRESSSPSRDETPRLDDDDYDEYGKWASGER; encoded by the coding sequence ATGGGGCGCGGCCGAGCCAAAGCCAAGCAGACCAAGGTCGCACGGCAGCTCAAGTACTACACGCCAGACACGGACTTGAGCGCGCTCGAGCGAGAGCTGCACCGCGAGTCATCAAGTCCGAGCCGTGACGAAACGCCACGGCTCGACGACGATGACTACGACGAATACGGAAAGTGGGCCTCGGGCGAGCGCTGA
- the purM gene encoding phosphoribosylformylglycinamidine cyclo-ligase, with protein sequence MTSEPQTPITYASAGVDVEAGDKAVELMKESVRRATRPEVVGGLGGFAGMFDASAIARMTRPILATSTDGVGTKVAIAQALDKHDTIGFDLVGMVVDDIVVCGAEPLFMTDYIATGKVVPERIAAIVGGIARACEEAGVALVGGETAEHPGLLEPDEYDVAGAATGVVEYAHVLGPQRVRDGDVVVAFASSGLHSNGFSLVRRVIESAGWTLDRHVDEFGRTLGEELLEPTRLYTKPLLSLIADAGVEMHALSHVTGGGLAANLARVLPTGMFARIDRASWAPPAVFQTIQALGRVPQTDLERTLNQGVGFVGVLPEAHAERAIELSELSGIRAWRLGEVTAEERATIAADAEVTRGAKGVDGGAVQVVGQHPKA encoded by the coding sequence GTGACGAGCGAGCCGCAGACCCCGATCACCTACGCCTCCGCAGGCGTCGACGTCGAGGCGGGTGACAAGGCGGTCGAGCTGATGAAGGAGTCGGTCCGGCGCGCCACCCGGCCCGAGGTCGTCGGTGGCCTCGGCGGCTTCGCGGGGATGTTCGACGCGAGCGCGATCGCCCGGATGACTCGCCCGATCCTCGCGACGAGCACCGATGGCGTCGGCACGAAGGTCGCCATCGCCCAGGCCCTCGACAAGCACGACACGATCGGCTTCGACCTCGTCGGCATGGTCGTCGACGACATCGTCGTGTGCGGGGCCGAGCCGCTCTTCATGACCGACTACATCGCCACCGGCAAGGTGGTGCCGGAGCGGATCGCCGCCATCGTCGGTGGCATCGCCCGGGCCTGCGAGGAGGCGGGCGTCGCGCTCGTCGGCGGCGAGACCGCCGAGCACCCGGGGCTGCTCGAGCCCGACGAGTACGACGTGGCCGGCGCCGCGACCGGGGTCGTCGAGTACGCGCACGTCCTCGGGCCGCAGCGGGTGCGCGACGGCGACGTCGTCGTGGCGTTCGCGAGCAGCGGCCTGCACAGCAACGGCTTCAGCCTCGTGCGGCGCGTCATCGAGTCGGCCGGTTGGACCCTGGACCGGCACGTCGACGAGTTCGGGCGGACGCTCGGGGAGGAGCTGCTCGAGCCGACCCGGCTCTACACCAAGCCGCTGCTCTCACTCATCGCCGACGCGGGCGTCGAGATGCATGCGCTGAGCCACGTCACGGGCGGCGGGCTGGCCGCCAACCTGGCCCGCGTGCTGCCGACCGGGATGTTCGCCCGGATCGATCGGGCCAGCTGGGCCCCGCCCGCGGTCTTCCAGACCATCCAGGCCCTGGGCCGCGTCCCGCAGACCGACCTCGAGCGCACGCTGAACCAGGGCGTCGGCTTCGTCGGGGTCCTCCCCGAGGCCCACGCGGAGCGGGCCATCGAGCTGAGCGAGCTCAGCGGCATCCGGGCCTGGCGGCTGGGCGAGGTGACCGCAGAGGAGCGCGCCACCATCGCGGCTGACGCCGAGGTGACGCGCGGTGCGAAGGGGGTCGACGGCGGCGCCGTCCAGGTCGTGGGGCAGCACCCCAAGGCCTGA
- the purF gene encoding amidophosphoribosyltransferase encodes MARGDGRLTHDLIHGEKGPQDACGVFGVWAPGEDVAKLTYFGLYALQHRGQESAGIATGDGEKILVYKDMGLVSQVFDETALSSLRGHIAIGHTRYSTTGGSTWENAQPTLGGSGGRTLALGHNGNLINTVELRAMVDEHFGGSRVTGELARGNTSDTALVTTLLAADPDKTPEQAALELFPKLRGAFCFVFMDEHTLYAARDPWGVRPLALGRLERGWVVASETAALQTIGASVIREVEPGELIAIDEDGLRTHRFAEPQPKGCVFEYVYLARPDAVIRDRVVHEARVDMGRALAREHPVEADLVIGVPESGVPAAVGYSQESGIPFGQGFVKNAYVGRTFIQPSQTLRQLGIRLKLNPLEHTIRGKRLVVVDDSIVRGNTQRAQVRMLREAGAAEVHVRISSPPVQWPCFYGIDFATRAELIATGLGVEEIRASIGADSLGYISEAGMVEATRQPADELCTACFTGRYPIELPEDGRVGKHVLETLPLTVRTGHDRSVDTDVDGVALGVGTGGAGALQHP; translated from the coding sequence GTGGCACGCGGCGACGGGCGGTTGACCCATGACCTCATTCACGGCGAGAAGGGCCCTCAGGATGCCTGCGGGGTCTTCGGCGTCTGGGCCCCGGGGGAGGACGTCGCCAAGCTGACCTACTTCGGGCTGTACGCACTCCAGCACCGTGGGCAGGAGTCGGCCGGGATCGCGACCGGGGACGGCGAGAAGATCCTCGTCTACAAGGACATGGGCCTCGTCTCCCAGGTCTTCGACGAGACGGCCCTGAGCTCGCTGCGCGGTCACATCGCGATCGGCCACACGCGCTACTCCACGACCGGTGGCTCGACGTGGGAGAACGCCCAGCCGACGCTCGGCGGCTCCGGCGGCCGCACTCTCGCTCTGGGGCACAACGGCAACCTCATCAACACGGTCGAGCTCAGGGCGATGGTCGACGAGCACTTCGGTGGCTCCCGCGTGACCGGCGAGCTGGCCCGGGGCAACACGTCGGACACGGCCCTCGTCACGACCCTGCTCGCTGCCGACCCCGACAAGACGCCCGAGCAGGCGGCTCTCGAGCTGTTCCCCAAGCTGCGCGGCGCCTTCTGCTTCGTCTTCATGGACGAGCACACGCTCTACGCCGCGCGCGACCCCTGGGGGGTCCGCCCACTCGCGCTCGGCCGGCTCGAGCGCGGCTGGGTCGTCGCCTCGGAGACAGCGGCCCTGCAGACGATCGGCGCCTCGGTCATCCGCGAGGTCGAGCCGGGTGAGCTCATCGCCATCGACGAGGACGGCCTGCGCACGCACCGGTTCGCCGAGCCGCAACCCAAGGGCTGCGTCTTCGAGTACGTCTACCTCGCTCGCCCTGACGCCGTGATCCGGGACCGCGTCGTCCACGAGGCCCGCGTCGACATGGGTCGGGCGCTGGCCCGCGAGCACCCGGTCGAGGCCGACCTCGTCATCGGCGTCCCCGAGTCGGGGGTGCCGGCCGCCGTCGGCTACTCCCAGGAGTCCGGCATCCCGTTCGGCCAGGGCTTCGTCAAGAACGCCTATGTCGGCCGGACCTTCATCCAGCCCTCGCAGACGCTGCGCCAGCTCGGCATCCGGCTCAAGCTCAACCCTCTCGAGCACACCATCCGGGGCAAGCGCCTCGTGGTCGTGGACGACTCCATCGTCCGGGGCAACACCCAGCGCGCCCAGGTCCGGATGCTGCGCGAGGCCGGCGCGGCCGAGGTGCACGTGCGGATCTCGTCGCCACCGGTCCAGTGGCCCTGCTTCTACGGGATCGACTTCGCGACCCGGGCGGAGCTCATCGCGACCGGCCTCGGGGTCGAGGAGATCAGGGCGTCCATCGGGGCGGACTCGCTCGGCTACATCAGCGAGGCGGGCATGGTCGAGGCGACCCGCCAGCCCGCCGACGAGCTCTGCACGGCCTGCTTCACCGGTCGCTACCCCATCGAGCTGCCCGAGGACGGCCGCGTCGGCAAGCACGTCCTCGAGACCCTGCCGCTCACCGTCCGCACGGGGCACGACCGGTCCGTCGACACGGATGTGGACGGCGTCGCCCTCGGGGTCGGAACCGGCGGCGCGGGGGCCCTCCAGCACCCCTGA
- the thpR gene encoding RNA 2',3'-cyclic phosphodiesterase, with translation MRLFIAIVPPEEVLDDLAEHVEPRRLADEQGASELRWTDRHQWHVTLAFLGEVAEWRLDDLSAAVAATAARHPAPLVRLAGAGAFPNPYAARVLFTDVEQVRGDLRRLASGIRTASNGSGATPDGTRFHAHVTLGRFRRPTEATRWIRTFEAYEGPVWRADEVAVVQSHLGEGRGRRPRYEVVATAPLTSA, from the coding sequence ATGCGTCTCTTCATCGCCATCGTCCCGCCGGAGGAGGTCCTCGACGACCTCGCCGAGCACGTCGAGCCGCGCCGGCTGGCCGACGAGCAGGGTGCCTCCGAGCTGCGCTGGACCGACCGGCACCAGTGGCACGTCACGCTCGCCTTCCTCGGAGAGGTCGCGGAGTGGCGGCTCGACGACCTCAGCGCGGCCGTGGCCGCGACGGCCGCCCGGCACCCCGCTCCGCTGGTGCGCCTGGCCGGGGCCGGAGCCTTCCCCAACCCCTATGCCGCCCGGGTGCTGTTCACCGACGTCGAGCAGGTCCGCGGCGACCTCCGGAGGCTGGCGAGCGGCATCCGCACCGCCTCCAACGGTTCGGGGGCGACGCCGGACGGCACCCGGTTCCACGCTCACGTCACCCTGGGCCGGTTCCGCCGGCCGACCGAGGCGACTCGCTGGATCAGGACGTTCGAGGCGTATGAGGGGCCGGTGTGGCGGGCGGACGAGGTCGCGGTCGTTCAGTCGCATCTCGGGGAGGGGCGCGGGCGGCGTCCGCGCTACGAGGTCGTGGCCACCGCTCCGCTGACGTCGGCCTAG
- a CDS encoding ABC transporter permease codes for MAETTRVPGPWAGLYGGNARAVIERGFKVIRNQNWAVMVSGFFEPVFYLLAMGVGLGGLVGSVTGPGGEPTSYAAFIAPALLATSAMNGAIYDSTWNVFFKLRFARLYQAMLQTSLGPMDVALGEIFMALFRGFLYAIGFMVVMVGMGLVGSLWAVLMVPVALLIAVGFASIGMAVTSYLKSFQQMDVLQVALLPMFLFSATLFPIDVFPTAIQWFVQAMPLWHGVELMRHLAVGHLEAATAGHALYFVVMSVVGVWFTASRLRALFLR; via the coding sequence ATGGCCGAGACCACCCGAGTGCCCGGACCGTGGGCGGGCCTCTACGGCGGCAATGCTCGCGCCGTCATCGAGCGAGGCTTCAAGGTCATCAGGAACCAGAACTGGGCCGTCATGGTGTCCGGCTTCTTCGAGCCGGTCTTCTACCTGCTCGCCATGGGCGTCGGGCTCGGCGGGCTCGTCGGGAGCGTCACCGGCCCCGGCGGGGAGCCCACGAGCTATGCCGCCTTCATCGCCCCGGCGCTGCTCGCGACCTCGGCGATGAACGGCGCGATCTACGACTCCACCTGGAACGTCTTCTTCAAGCTGCGCTTCGCCCGCCTCTACCAGGCCATGCTCCAGACCTCGCTCGGCCCGATGGACGTCGCCCTCGGCGAGATCTTCATGGCCCTCTTCCGGGGGTTCCTCTACGCGATCGGGTTCATGGTCGTCATGGTCGGCATGGGCCTCGTCGGGTCCCTCTGGGCCGTCCTCATGGTCCCGGTCGCCCTCCTCATCGCGGTCGGCTTCGCCAGCATCGGGATGGCGGTGACGAGCTATCTCAAGAGCTTCCAGCAGATGGACGTCCTGCAGGTCGCCCTGCTGCCGATGTTCCTCTTCTCGGCGACCCTCTTCCCGATCGACGTCTTCCCGACGGCGATCCAGTGGTTCGTCCAGGCGATGCCGCTGTGGCACGGCGTCGAGCTGATGCGCCACCTCGCCGTCGGCCACCTCGAGGCGGCCACCGCCGGCCACGCCCTCTACTTCGTCGTCATGTCGGTGGTGGGCGTCTGGTTCACGGCGTCCCGGCTGCGGGCGCTCTTCCTCCGCTGA
- a CDS encoding ABC transporter permease: protein MTDGSTVADLGRFAASGRVPEAEVLARRARRWGWWFFVEAWLRGAKAWAVSILLYMVVTPLLYLTALGLGLGALVDRGAGSVDGVPYLVFVGPALLVSTVVMSVGGELTYPVMAGFKWQRLYYGPHATPATPEQIAVGQLVAVLVRFVVQAGVFWLLLVLFDAAPSGWSWLSVPAAVLTAAAFGAPLQAFAASLEDEGYQFAFVQRFVIMPMFLFAGTFFPLSVMPVALQWIGWVSPVWHGTQLARQATYGASEPLWLTLVHVAVLAGLALGGILVGRRIYARRLGS from the coding sequence TTGACTGACGGAAGCACGGTCGCGGACCTCGGCCGCTTCGCTGCGTCGGGGCGGGTGCCCGAGGCGGAGGTGCTCGCTCGCCGCGCCCGACGCTGGGGCTGGTGGTTCTTCGTCGAGGCCTGGCTCCGAGGGGCGAAGGCCTGGGCCGTGTCGATCCTGCTCTACATGGTCGTCACACCGCTGCTCTACCTCACCGCGCTCGGCCTCGGGCTCGGAGCCCTCGTCGACCGGGGCGCGGGGTCCGTCGACGGCGTCCCCTACCTCGTCTTCGTCGGGCCGGCCCTGCTCGTCAGCACCGTGGTCATGTCCGTCGGCGGCGAGCTGACCTATCCGGTGATGGCCGGCTTCAAGTGGCAGCGGCTCTACTACGGGCCACACGCCACCCCGGCGACCCCCGAGCAGATCGCGGTCGGCCAGCTCGTCGCGGTGCTCGTCCGCTTCGTCGTCCAGGCCGGGGTGTTCTGGCTCCTGCTCGTCCTCTTCGACGCCGCGCCGAGCGGCTGGTCGTGGCTCTCCGTCCCGGCGGCGGTGCTCACGGCCGCGGCGTTCGGTGCGCCGCTCCAGGCGTTCGCGGCGAGCCTCGAGGACGAGGGCTACCAGTTCGCCTTCGTCCAGCGGTTCGTCATCATGCCGATGTTCCTCTTCGCGGGGACCTTCTTCCCGCTGTCCGTCATGCCCGTGGCCCTCCAGTGGATCGGCTGGGTCTCGCCGGTCTGGCACGGCACCCAGCTCGCCCGGCAGGCGACCTACGGAGCCAGCGAGCCACTGTGGCTCACCCTGGTGCACGTTGCCGTGCTCGCCGGCCTGGCGCTCGGAGGCATCCTCGTCGGCCGCCGGATCTACGCACGACGGCTGGGCAGCTGA
- a CDS encoding ABC transporter ATP-binding protein, with amino-acid sequence MSEPVIVARGLTKVYGQTAAVDGIDFEIARGESFGLLGPNGAGKSTTMRMIGGTLQRTGGSMLVAGLDPAERGPEVRAHLGVVPQQDNLDEELSVRDNLIIYGRYFGLPYSYLRAKADELLEFAQLTDRGTAKVGSLSGGMKRRLTIARSLVNEPKVLLLDEPTTGLDPQARHVLWDRLFRLKEVGVTLVVTTHFMDEAEQLCDRLVVIDRGRIMAEGTPRQLIREHSTREVLEVRFGADRNAAVVAQLEDIGSRIEVLPDRILVYTDDGEAALEAVAARGLSPITSLVRRSSLEDVFLRLTGRSLVD; translated from the coding sequence ATGAGTGAGCCGGTCATCGTCGCGCGCGGTCTGACCAAGGTCTACGGGCAGACCGCCGCGGTCGACGGCATCGACTTCGAGATCGCGCGCGGCGAGTCGTTCGGCCTGCTCGGGCCCAACGGGGCCGGCAAGTCGACGACGATGCGGATGATCGGTGGCACCCTGCAGCGGACCGGCGGCTCGATGCTCGTCGCCGGGCTCGACCCGGCGGAGCGGGGGCCCGAGGTGCGGGCCCACCTGGGCGTCGTGCCGCAGCAGGACAACCTCGACGAGGAGCTGTCCGTCCGCGACAACCTCATCATCTACGGCCGCTACTTCGGTCTGCCCTACTCCTACCTGCGGGCCAAGGCGGACGAGCTGCTCGAGTTCGCCCAGCTCACGGACCGCGGCACGGCCAAGGTCGGCTCGCTCTCCGGCGGGATGAAGCGCCGCCTGACGATCGCCCGCTCCCTCGTCAACGAGCCCAAGGTGCTCCTCCTCGACGAGCCGACGACCGGCCTCGACCCCCAGGCCCGGCACGTGCTCTGGGACCGGCTCTTCCGCCTCAAGGAGGTCGGGGTCACCCTCGTCGTGACGACCCACTTCATGGACGAGGCCGAGCAGCTCTGCGACCGGCTCGTCGTCATCGACCGGGGACGGATCATGGCCGAGGGCACCCCCCGACAGCTGATCCGCGAGCACTCCACGCGTGAGGTCCTCGAGGTCCGGTTCGGGGCGGACCGCAACGCGGCCGTCGTCGCGCAGCTCGAGGACATCGGCTCGCGCATCGAGGTCCTGCCCGACCGGATCCTCGTCTACACCGACGACGGCGAGGCGGCCCTGGAGGCGGTCGCCGCGCGGGGACTGAGCCCGATCACCTCGCTCGTGCGCAGGTCCTCGCTCGAGGACGTCTTCCTGCGGCTGACGGGGCGGAGTCTCGTTGACTGA
- a CDS encoding sterol carrier family protein — protein MPPRRRVAVDEGRRALAVCRSAGFAADRAVTATAVRYSLEELATAAPGRTVEVRVPPHGAAQCIEGPVHRRGTPPNVIETDAATWLALVTGDLSWHDAVASGQVRASGQRAHLDGLLPLLPWPPVTAAEAGGRDE, from the coding sequence ATGCCGCCGCGCCGTCGGGTCGCCGTCGACGAGGGCCGCCGCGCCCTGGCCGTATGCCGCTCAGCCGGCTTCGCTGCCGACCGTGCCGTCACCGCCACGGCAGTCCGCTACAGCCTGGAGGAGCTCGCCACCGCCGCGCCGGGGCGCACGGTCGAGGTGCGCGTGCCACCCCACGGCGCCGCCCAGTGCATCGAGGGGCCCGTCCACCGCCGGGGCACGCCGCCCAACGTCATCGAGACGGACGCGGCGACCTGGCTCGCCCTCGTGACCGGCGACCTGTCGTGGCACGACGCGGTGGCGTCCGGGCAGGTCCGGGCGAGCGGGCAACGGGCTCACCTCGACGGGCTGCTGCCCCTGCTGCCCTGGCCGCCGGTCACCGCGGCCGAGGCAGGGGGCCGAGATGAGTGA